ttggtcgagatCGTGACACGTGCGTCCGTAAAGTCAATCACAGCACCATTTGCCTGCAGAGagtcgatccccagaatcaagtctctTGAACACTCAGAGAGCACGACAAATTCACCAACGTACGTGAAACCACAAACTccaaccctagccgtgcacttgccaacaggggaaGTTAAGTGACCACCAGCGGTGCGCACGGGTGTccccgtccacggtgtcagaaacttttaaggtctccagcaaaggcgcggctcataacggaataatcagcaccggtGTCGCGCAGCGCGGTAACCTCAGTGTCATCAATTGTCAtccgcaaatcggatgcagcgtatcgggtaCTATCGCTGCCTCTCTTtgtccaggtatcgtcggctcgatggctccgcgatgcaggatcttgacacaGCTCGACGTCAGtggccttgcctgcagaggtcgctggtgttagttttcccgacgaggactgggcgagcgacggccagcggaactactctggcggccggggctggacgcacgatagcggagaggcgaaggcgaacgggactcgcgCCTTCAAGAGTAAACACGATTCTGGCACGCCCAGAGATGCTCCCCAATCTCAGGCGGTCGTTGCccgttctgaggacaaggtgcgtcaggacggaaaccgcgaagacccacttgacggtacggacaggctcggtagagatgaccgggctccaCACAAtggtagcacagaggcctacgGTCCAGTGTACGCCACAAATTtgacttccgaggacgtggctgagctgtagcaggggcagttgcataatatggggtgATGCTACTGACAGAAGACGTCGAGGGAACAGCGGAGCCAGGTGCGGTTGCGTGACATGTGCcaatgctgctcatggcaggtgtcggagtagcgggaccgtagccagccAAGCGACGTGCAACGGATGCATATGTGGGTTGGGCATCGAAATGGGGCGGCGCTTTGGGAACAGGAGGCGCCggcgcaacctgccgcacttcgtccctgacgacttctgtcagcgctgccaggggcccaggcgcaacctggggcagacggaaCCGTTGCAGTTCTTCccggacaactgaccgaatcagttctagcaatgtgtctgtactgccgcctaggcactacgaaaaggtttcgggcacaatgctgatgtcccgattgtactggtgggcccgttgttggagcgtcgtctccatggttgTCGCTTCGGTGAGAAATTCCACTACAGTGCGGGttgggctgcgtacgaggcctgcgaagagctcctgcttaacccctcgcatcagatggcgaagcttctcctcagtcatgttgggatcggcacgcttgaatagacgggccatgtcTTAGATGtatgtacatgcgcacactttcattCGTGCGCTGGTTTCTGTCAGACACGCATCGTAGGGCGGTGATAAAGGGAACTCCCCGTTTATTCCGATGAAGTGCAATATATACAGAAGCGCTAGTTACATGACTTTTGTGATAAGTGCGGGATGACAGCCAAAGAAGTGTGCTCGTGTTTTATCTGCAGGGTGACGTCACATCTTTCCCTTTTTGCAAGCTAAGTACATTCACAATAACTCAACAACACAGTTCATAGTTAATCATTAACTCCAAGTTGTTTCGGCGTCTTGATTATGCGACCGCAGCGGGTGGTTCTCCGATGTCCGGTGGTTTCGCTGGCGTGACCGGCATACCTCACTGGCGTTGTAGCCGGTAATTTGGCGGGCAGTTCGGGAACTTGTGGCTTCGGTGTTACGTCGATCTCTTCTTGATGGTGATCCCGTTGAACCGCCTATGGAACACTGTCATCGTCTCCCGTCTCTGGCAGTAGGAGGAGATGGCGTCTGTTCCGGCGACAACAAGATACACGGCGCGTTTTATTTCAAATAAGTCCACGCCGACTTTTTGCCATGGTAGCTCTGTCGTTTCCGAGGGAATCATTGGTTCCGCGAACTGAACACGTTCACTTGCACACACATGGCAATCAGCTACAGCTTTTGCTATCTCTTTGCTGAGCCCCGGCCACCAAACAGATTCCTTTGCTTTTTCTCTGCAGCGAACGATACCTTGGTGCCCTTCGTGTATTCGTTCGATCATTTCCTTCCGCAGACTTCACGGAACAATAATGCGAACCTCTTTCAGCAACATGTTCTTGCAAACTGAAATGTTAGCACGGACGGGCCAAAATTGCCTCAAAACGTCTGGGAGCCTTTCTTTTCTTGGCCACCCGTGGTGGCAGGCTTTCAGCAATGACAAGCATTCCTGGTCTTTTTGTTGCTCAGCTCGTATGAGATTAAGCATGCTTTCTGTAGCCGGTAGGCCCTGAACGATTCCATCGACGAAAGCAGATACGTCTGAATCTGTCAAGGCGCCTAGAGTATGGTTAGTAGCGTTCGCTCGTACTCTTGATAAGGTGTCGGCTGTCGCAATGCTTTTGCCGGGAACGTGCGTTAGTGTGGAGCAGTACCTCATCAAGCGCATTCTGAATCTTTGGATTCGAGGCTGCATAGCGTCCAGAGGATCACGACCGAGCAACGGAAGTAGAGGCTTGTGATCTGTTTCGAACAAAAATTTCATCTCTTAAAAATTCGTCGAATCGTTCAGCTGCCCACGTCAGAGCTAACGCCTCCTTCTCTATTTGAGAatattttatgcgaagcatattaacgtaggtttcgggccttcgcgcgacgcccggcggtggccaccattgaccctaaagtggggtcacgtgacatgacgtcacgtgatgacggaacacaggctgcagatggggcctcatatcgcgccgtcggtcgcctcccggcggtggccaccattgaccctgaagtgagatcacatgatgtgacttcacgtgatgacgtcacaccggctgcagatggggcctcatatcgcgccgtcggacgtcgcccggcggaggcctccacgcttcggttcgcgccgtcgcgcgcgacgcggcggcggcgccaccatcgctgcatcacgtgatatgtgacgtcacgccagggatgaagcggcgcgcgcccgccgtcgcgtcagtctctgtgccctcaaccgcgccagcgtctttgcgccgggcgtgtatgcggtcaagatgcctccaaagtaacgtgcaaaccaagagtcatgcatttacggaccataagagtgtgtttgtcgggctgcaaagaataaagtacgacgattaacctaaaaccacgtctccgttacttagccccatccacactgaggcagctgcttaacatgcttcgcatccactgggcttaaccttgataagcctccaatttttttgttccGTCTTTGTCGGCGATCTCGAGGCATAAGCAACCGGTCGTCGTTCCCCGGATGGATGGATCTGAAATAATACAGCGCCAAGACCATATGATGAAGCATCAGCCGAGACTATTGTCTCGTAGAGAGGGTGGTACATGGCGAGGCACCTGTCCGAGCTGATGGTTTCCTTGATTTTGCAAAACGCTTGTTCCTGTAGCGGTCCCCACGACCACTCATTGTCCTTGCACAGAAGGCTGCGTAGAGGCGCGCTCATAGACGCTGCATCTGGAAGAAACCTAGCAAGATGGTTCATCATTCCCAGAAGAGAGCGAACTTCCGTTACGTTCTGCGGCCTCGGAAATTCTGTGATGGCCCGCACTTTTTCAGGATGCGGCCGCACGCCACCAGCGCCAAAAATCATGCCAAGGAAGGATACTTCTTGCACTGAAaaacagcatttttctttgttcaGCGTCACTCCTTCCCGCTGTAGTCTTCCGAGCACCTTGTGTAAGCGAGAGTCGTGCTCTGACTTATTTGCGCCGAACAAAAGAATATCGTCCATGTAGTTCAAAACACCTAATCCTTCCAAGACTTGCGTGAACTTCCTCTGAAACTTCTGGTGCCGAGGTTATACCGAACGGTAGTCTGCGATAGCAGTACCTGCCGTATGGTGTTATGAAAGTGGTGAGTGTTTGGCACGACTCCGCAAGTTGGATTTGGTAAAATCCTGAGCTTGCGTCTAGTTTCGAGAACACAGAGGCTTCCTGAAAGCTTCCCATGATCTGCTCTACGGTTGGCAATTGGAGGCGCTTTCTTCTTACGAAGTTATTTAGTTGAGTGAGGTCGACGCAAATCCTGACTGAGCCGGATGGCTTCAAAACCGGCACAATTGGCGCACACCATTCCGTCGGATCCCCGACCTTCCTAATCAGGCCTTCCCGCTCAAGGCTGTCAAGTTCCTCCTTAACCGCTTGCTTCATCGGGATAGGAATCCTGCGCGGGGTTGACACTGCGTAGGGGATTGCATTTTCTGCCAACCGTACCGTGTGCTCTCCTGCTATAGATCCGATTCCTTGAAATAGCCCTAGGTACTGTTTCGCGACCTCATCGGACGTTTCTAGTTCGTCTAAAAATCGAACTACCCCAAGGGCATTTATTGCAGGTAGCCCTAGTAAAGGCATGTGCAAGATTTTACGACATACACTGTCTGCTCGCAGCGATTGTCCTTCCATGCGATTTCGGCTTGAAACTTTCCGCACGTGTCAATGCCTGCGTCACTTGGTCCCCTTAGATTTGCTGCTTTCTCAAGATAGCTTGGCATTCCAGGGAAATTTTCCCCCACGACCGTGACTTCTGCTCCAGTATCGGCTTTCATTTTTACTTCATGGCCGTTTATCTGTACCGTCACGAAGTGCGCAGACAACTTGCTTTGTCGCGGTGTAACTGTGCCGAGGAATTGGTGCTCGTTATTTGGGCAGTCGTTATCTGGGCAGCCAGGTGCCGTTACCCCGTCAAGTTTTCTTTCTCAGTTTTTAATTCGACAAGCCTTTTCGAAATGCCCTAGCTTCTGGCAGTAAAAGCATTTTTGCTGCTTCGCCGGGCAACTAGTTCGCGGGTGCATCGAACCTGCGCAATAAGTGCAGTTTTTTACAGAAGCGGTCTTCTTGCGACGCGGAAGTGTAGCATTCCATTCTCTCTTCTGTTCTGTTTTCTTGTTCTTTACCGCTGCAACATATGTTTCGGCGCTCGTACCTTCCCGCTGTTTCaagtctgcttgctgctgctttatcgtttCGCTTGTTCGGGCCCTTGCTAGTGCGGTGGCCAATGTTAGCTTAGGgtccatttgaagctcttccgaCAGCGCTTCGTCTAGAAGGCCAACTACAAAGCGATCCCTTATTAAACGGTCCTTCATTATATCGAAGTCGCATCGCTCTGCTAACTTGTGGAGGTCGGTTGCAAATTCGTCTACAGTTTCCCCTGGCTGTTGACGACGTCTGTTAAAACGGGCGCTctcatacactgtgttcttcgtGTGAACAAAATAGGCTTCAAACTTTGCCTTTACGACCTTGAAAGTCTTCAGGTCTTCGTCTTTTACCGCTAACGAGCGAATAATCTCTCTTGCCTTCCGGCCCATTGTGTAAAGAAGGGTTCTTACTTGAATTTCTTCCGTTTTCTCGCTGAGACCGGATGCGAAGCTGTAGTCTTCGAATTCCTCAATCCAAGAGGGCCAGTCTGCTGCGTTGTGGAAATCAAATGGCTGCGGGGGCTTCATCCAACCCATTGTTGCTCGTTGCTGGACGCTCGTTGCTGCCGTGCCTTCCGTGAAGACTTGCACCACTTGCAAGTCCGCTCTGTCGGACTGCATACGCCCCTGACGGTCTATTCCGGGAGCGGccatcccacttctgacaccatttCAGACACGCATCGTAGGGCGGTGATAAAGGGAACTCCCCGTTTATTCCGATGAAGTGCAATATATACAGAAGCGCTAGTCACATGACTTTTGTGATAAGTGCGGGATGACAGCCAAAGAAGTGTGCTCGTGTTTTATCTGCAGGCTGACGTCACAGTTTCGGGAGTGCagagcagcttcagccttctcccggcggtcggTGTTTtggaatgtagccaggagattctgGCAGAACGTCTTCCAGGCGggaagggtagtctcgtggttttcaaaccacgtccgcGCTGATTCTTCCAAAGCAAAATATAcgttgtggagcttgcgctcgtcgcGCCAGCCGTTTTAGCGGGTGAGCAGCTCGAAGGTCTTCAGCtaatcctcagcgtcttcgaaaacgttaccgtgaaaagatggcggtgttcgcggtgggtggcaaaTGATCGGCGCCAGAAGCCGGgggtcagtggccatggcagttggactcaccGGGCTAGGCTTTGTCGGCGCCGGGGACCCGGTgtcagtggcacgtatcactacGTATCAATATAATATAAGCCGTGAGCCATCCGTTTGCTTTCTTCTCCGGAAGAGCATGTGCATTacttcgaaagcgtaattttcCAAAAGTCACTCTCAACATGTCCAGTTTAAAACACAGAATATATTGATGGCTCACCCGTATCGTAACACAAGCCTTCTATATAGCGTGGGTCGAACACTGTAACGCACATTTGAAATCGACCACGTGAAAATACCTTCATCATACGGGAAGCGGGAAGTTTTGATCGGTGATCGGTCAGATTCTAATCGGGCCTCAATGTGCCCC
The genomic region above belongs to Amblyomma americanum isolate KBUSLIRL-KWMA chromosome 9, ASM5285725v1, whole genome shotgun sequence and contains:
- the LOC144103230 gene encoding uncharacterized protein LOC144103230 codes for the protein MGWMKPPQPFDFHNAADWPSWIEEFEDYSFASGLSEKTEEIQVRTLLYTMGRKAREIIRSLAVKDEDLKTFKVVKAKFEAYFVHTKNTVYESARFNRRRQQPGETVDEFATDLHKLAERCDFDIMKDRLIRDRFVVGLLDEALSEELQMDPKLTLATALARARTSETIKQQQADLKQREGTSAETYVAAVKNKKTEQKREWNATLPRRKKTASVKNCTYCAGSMHPRTSCPAKQQKCFYCQKLGHFEKACRIKN